Genomic window (Salvelinus namaycush isolate Seneca unplaced genomic scaffold, SaNama_1.0 Scaffold1592, whole genome shotgun sequence):
gtctcctcagcgccgtctgagccatccgtctcctcagcgccatctgagccatccgtctccccagcgccgtctgagccatccgtctccccagcgccgtctgagccatccgtctccccagcgccgtctgagccatccgtctccccagcgccgtctgagccatccgtctgtcccgagccattagagccgcccgtctgttccgagccgtcagagccgttagtcagtcaggagccgctagagccatttgtcagtcaggatctgccagagccgccaaccagacaggatctgccagagccgccaaccagacaggatctgccagagccgcaaaccagacaggatctgccagagccgccaaccagacaggatctgccagagccgccaaccagacaggatctgccagagccgccagccagccatgagcgtccagagccgtcagccagccatgagcgtccagagccgtcagccagccatgagcgtccagagccgtcagccagccatgagcgtccagagccgtcagccagccatgagcgtccagagccgtcagtcagtcatgagctgcccctcagcccagagcggccattaatccagaactgcccctcagtccagagctgtctctctgtccggagctgcctttcagtctggagttgcccctctatcctgagctacctctttatcctgagctacctctctatctacctctctattctcacctacctctatgtcctgagctaccttgttccggagctgtccctttattttgtgttgcctatattaggtgggtggaagagaggggtggtcattctgagggggattagcaagctgggattgactatggtggggtggggacctcgtcctgagcctgagccaccaccgtggtcagatgcccacccagaccctcccctaaactttgtgctggtgcgcccggagttcgcaccttaaggggggggttatgtcacgttcctgacctatttctgttagtttgttgtatgtgttagttggtcaggacgtgagtttgggtgggcattctatgttttctgtttctatgttggtttaagggttgcctggtatggctctcaattagaggcaggtgtttggcgtttcctctaattgagagtcatatttaggtaggttgtttcacagtgttcgttgtgggtggttgtctcctgtgtcagtgtttgtcgcaccatacgggactgttcggtttgtttgtacatcgttccttttgtgtagtctattttccctgttcgtgcgttcttagtgttatgtaagttcgtatagttcaggtttgtctacatttgttttgttattttgttaattatttcaagtggtttcgtttcgtgtttttcccgtcttgttttattaaaattatgtcatcacaacccgctgcgccttggttcaatcactactcctcctcttcggttgtagaggaggaggaataccgttacacTTTCGAGTGTTCAATGGGTTATTATCcccccgctcttccctgagcaagaaGAAGAGGTCAGCATTACCTCGGCCCAGATGTTCGTCCGCCGCTGTCGccatacctggaagagagcccggtctgctcttctcaagaccacctctAGGTATCAACGACAGGCGGACCGCCACCGGACCCTGGCTCCCAGTTATCGTCTCGGCCAGAGGGTATGACTGTCCACTTaggatctgcccctccgggtggagtcccGCAAACTTTCCCTCCGTTTAatcggccctttccccatctctaagattcttagcccctctgctgttcgtcttctgttgccccgcacCCTCTGTATACATCCCACTTTCATGTATCAAGGATGAAACCTCTGTCTCACAGCCCTCTGTCTCCTCCTTCCCATACTCCTGTTCTCTCTAATCCCTGTTTTCTAGTTCTTCTGGTTCCGAcctattctgcctgccctgacaccgAGCCTGCCTTCCATCCTGTACCGATCTGACACTGACCTGGTTTACAAACTTCTGCCTGTCCtcaccctgagcctgcctgccaccctgTACCTATCAGACTCGGACCTGGTTTGAACCTATGCCTGTTCTCGACATGCCATTTGCCTGTCTCTTGTTGTTTTAATACACTACTCTGTATATTGAACCTTCcgtctcctgtgtctgcatctggatcATATCCTGAGTCATGTTAGTAGCTTCGTTCACCTCAGTCGATAAGGGACATACATAACATTCTATCTAGGACAAACGCATGCCATACTGCAATTTGCTGCTACGCACTAGCTCAGCTGCGAGATTAAAAACTCAAGTTTAGTTTCCTGTGAAGTCAAATACTAGTTACCTAACAATTTTCTACCTCTGCTTTAGTCAACTCAACTGAGAGAAGTTGTGCTGTTCAGTGTTCACTGCAGATGCGCTCGCCATAGGCCTaaagccagccagccaatcacagCCTTCACTCGCTCCAAGGCGTCCGCATGGCTCTAAAGCCAGCATGCTGAACTGCCAGAACAAATGCACCGTCTTTTCTCTCCAATCTGAGCCAGATTGACAGCGCTCCGACCCAATGAGAATAAGGGGGGACCAAGGGTGGCCAATGATATTTCCGGGGTGGctagtgccccccccccctccatttaccgcccctgcgcacacacacacagacacacacctatcCTATCCACCGTACAAGTGAATATCTCCCTCcattttgtggttgaatctgcacATTGGTCTCGTCACTATATACACAGACTGTATCTCGAGTGCATGtgtcgtgtgtatgtgtgtgtgtgttgtgtgtatccatgtgtgtgcatatgtttttgcgtgtgtgtgtgtgttttagtgtccTTGTTGGGACCAGAAGTCACAACGATAGCAAAACAAGGACAATTTTGCTATTTTGCAGGTTttggaaaaaggctattttaggcttaggggttaggttaagggttagggtttcaattagggttagggttaaaattagggttaaaggtttagggttaagagttcgggttagggaaaatagggttgaaatgggaatcaattgtttggtccccataagggtgtgtgtgtgtgtgtgtgtgtgtgtgtgtgtgtgtgtgtgtgtgtgtgtgtgtgtgtgtgtgtgtgtgtgtgtgtgtgtgtgtgtgtgtgtgtgtgtgtgtgtgtgtgtgtgtgtgtgtgtgtgcaaacgtatgtgtgtgtttatgactgAGACTTTGACCTGGACGCTACACCACACCCTGTGAGAATGGTGCTTGAGGAAGACTTACAATTTTACATTTTCACATTTGAATAATTTTGCAGAtgctcttatctagagcgacATACAATTAATGCATACAGCTAAAGTAGTAAAGTAGTAAAACCACATGTCACAATCATTGCTAGTCTTTGTTGGTTAATGTAGCTACTAGAGACAGACAAGTAGAAAAGTAATAGAAAGagatgagacacacacatacacacacacatacacacatacacacacacacatacacacacacatacacagactgaGTACCTGTTGCAGTGAAAAGTTGATAGGTCACTGACTGTTGCTGGACTTCTGTCATCTGaggtgtcttctctctctctattgctctatATGTTGACCActtactcgctctctctctttctgtgtgtgtgtgtgtgtgtgtgtgcgtgtgtgtgtgtgtgtgtggtcataaATGTCCTGGTGTAGGTAAACAGCACAAAGCAAAGGGCAGAGTAATAATCTCCCCAAGAACTTCCATCATAGATCATAATCTGGCCATACtgttggccacacacacacacggacacaaacacacaggaacacataCACATGCCGGCTTTGCTTTAACCATTAGGTGGCGTGCTAGGTCTAAGCTAGGGCTGCCAGTaggaccccctccctccctccctccctccctccctccctccctccctccctccctccctccctctctgagtTTTTCCATTGTGACAGTTGTTTCTGCTCCATTCAATGATGAGAAAAACTAGAgcacgtgcatgtgtgtgatgtgtgaatgTGCCATATTTAAAAACGTAGTTTTTTCTCTTTTGAGATTTCTCATCAAATCACAGAGGAGGACATCGATCGATTGATCTTATGTGGaggctccagagagagagagagagagaaagagagagagagagagaaatgtggacTGCGTTTCTGAAACCATAATATTCAATGTCCTAGACTCATAGAGGATGTTGATGTTGTTTGGATGTTTTTGTTGTTTACCCATTTCTCTTGGCTGAGTGGTTGGAGGAGCTTTCCAGTGTCACATCGCCAAACCCGGACTGTGACTCACCTTCAGTCTAGGTTACGTGTTTTCATCTGACGCATAAGAGCGCATGAAGGGGACAGAGCAAGAGAGGATCACTTTTTGGAGGATGTTGTTTTAGAAGGTCGTCTTTTCTCGTTCATCAAAAGTGTATCTATGTGATTTTGACCAATATATATGCCTATCAATACCAGAGGAAAGGGAATATCAGATCCTATTcatatttgtttaatacttttgtACAATGCGCTCAAAGGATGCTCGAGTATTATTTTCTTTCTTCAGACATGTATTTTAGCTTGTGATATATTTAATAACATTCAAAGGCTATACTTTATTTCTTACAAGTCAAATAATTTTGTAAATGGAAGACAAGATGGGAAGGTGTGTTGTATTGCTCCAGTGCAAGACTGTTCTAAAATAGAGGAGGACTCGGAGCTTAATAACTGCTGTTGGTAAAACCATAAGATCCTTTACGCATCACGtggcgcgcacgcacacacacgcactcagaGGAATAGAGGACATGCGGAGACAAGAGGAGCGCGCCAGCCGCCCCAAGGAGAACCTCCAGCCGCGTGAATGATCCGCTGGCAGCATGCGCTCCTGGCCCAACCGAACTGACTGTCTCTCTCCCGTTAACTGCAGCTGGGAGGATAACTACTGGAACTACTACTTTAACGGGAGCTACCGGGGTCCCGTGCCCCCCGAAAACCTATTCCCCATCCCCGTTCTAATGGGAATCACCATCACCTGTACTCTCCTGTTCCTGGCGGGAGTGACCGGAAATGTAATGACTATACTGGTCGTGTCTAAGTACAGAGACATGAGAACAACCACTAACCTCTACTTATGTAGCATGGCTGTCTCAGACTTGTTGATATTCCTCTGTATGCCCCCTGATGTGTATCGGTTATGGAAGTACAGGCCATGGATATTTGGAGATACATTCTGTAAACTGTTTCAGTTCGTTAGTGAGTGCTGTACTTATTCAACAATTTTGAATATAACCGCTCTGTCGGTGGAGCGGTACCTGGCCATCTGCTTCCCGCTTCGCGCCAAACGCCTGGTCACCAAGCGACGTGTCCGTGCGCTCATCCTCTTTCTCTGGCTCGTGTCGCTGTTGAGCGCGGGACCTGTCTTCGTTCTGGTGGGAGTGGAGCACGAGACTCGCCCAGCGGCGGGAAACTCTGTGACTGCTGGTGGGGCGgaaggacagacagagatagacactAGCGAGTGTAAACCCACCCAGTACGCGGTTGAGTCTGGGCTTCTAGCCGCCATGGCGTTGGTTAGCTCTGTGTTTTTCTTCCTGCCGGTGTTTTGTTTGACTGTGGTGTACAGTTTGATTGGACGAAGGTTGTggaagagacggagagagaacaATATTGGAGCTAACGTAGCACACAGGGACAAGAGCAACAGACAGACCGTCAAGATGTTAGGTAGGGTGCAATACATGTTGCTCATATTCAAAACTATGTTTTAAGCACGGCATAATTGAGATATGGATGTTTAGAATATTTTAAAAAGGCACAGAATTGgagacaataaaaaaatattggttTTTGATGCGCATTAAATCAATCAAACATTGTAATAAGGCAAGGATAatgcagatactgtagatacaggCTGTGTATAAGTTTCTACACTCAGCAAAGTAACTCAATAACCGTGATAACAGCCAGTCGTGTAAAGCTTTACCAATTTCATTTAATTAGGCATAACTATGGTTTCCCCATCATACCCCTCTCCTATTTATCTATCTGAAAAAAAAATTATTACTGATGTTTGCATTTAATGTTTTATGGTTGGAATTAATTTGATgtgcctcccctcctccctcaatTCCCCCTtcccactcccccctctctctattattattagCATAAAAGGAGAAATCCAATGTTACAAACATGTAttatctgtctcccctctctctctctcactccagcTGTAGTGGTCTTTGCCTTCGTCCTGTGCTGGCTGCCTTTCCACTTGCATCGTTACCTTATGTCCCATTCCTCCgagggctcctctcctctctggtctctcttcACCCAATACTGCTCCCTTGTTTCCACTGTCCTCTTCTATCTCTCGGCTGCCATCAACCCTGTCCTCTATAACACCATGTCTAGGAAGTACCGGTCAGCTGCTGCCCAACTGTTTGGTCTACAGGAGACTCAACCACCCAGAGGGAGAACAGCAAGCACTGTCAAAGGAGAGAGTTCACCTGCCTGGACAGAGTCCACTGTTAGCCTGTGACTGTAGCCAATTTGCAGGGTGAATGGCACTAGATATATACTTATCTGATTTTGATATGTAGTTGTTGTGATCAACCTCTTCTTGTGTGTTTCTCATCAGTGACCACTGCTTTCCCTGGTTGATCAAACTCAAACAGGCACCATTATGGACCATCAAGGATTAATTGGTCTTTATCCAAGAGAGCACCGGCTTACGCATAACGTCCATGGACATTGATTATTGATTGAAATTTGATCAGTCCGCCCTGGCCTTGTGTTGAAAATATTAATTATATTAGCCTCAAGGACTCTGAACGAGACTGTTGCTTTGATGTCACAACCCGCCCGGCAAAGACAGACAAAGGCGTTTGAGAACATGttttataaaatatttataaGGCGTTTCTGTCACCCAAAAAGAAGCACACCATTAGCAACAAAAACTATTAAACAGCTTTTGAAATGGACACATATGCATTTTCTACAAATCACACATgcaacacacacgcgcacacacacacaaaccaaaagAGTTATTACACTTGCCTTAATAATTAATATGTGAACTGTATTCTGGATGACAAAGAAAAGCACTGTAGACCGTGATGCACTTCTCTGTACcctgagagagagggactgaagtgctgtgtgtgtgtttgtttatgtttatgttgagtgactgggtgtgttggGGTGGGTGTGTTTATGGTGAGTGACGGcgtgtgttggggtgtgtgtgtgtgtgtgtgtttatggtgagtgactgtgtgtgttggtgtgtttgtctgtgtgtagaTATAGGTAACAGTGTTTTGCTATGATAGCATGTACAGTAGGCTAATTATACCGCCAGCCTTACTCTGTAAATAGCAGCTTAGTAACAGTTCAATCTGATTGGTATTAGTCTTGGCTTATCCTATAAGTACTTACAAAGCAGCCACTGCTTTGGACTCCAGAATTCTGATatggcaacctggtctcagagcatttcgtattattctgtacataaatccgagacactccatttagtataatatgttatgtttcatatggtatgtattaatttgtggatgtccatcatccatttcatatgatatgttatgaactagaattcgtattatatgttacaaatttgctaaatgtacaatatgttacgaatctGCAacacatacaatatgttacgaatttgcaaaacgtataaTACATAACAAATTGTAGCTAgggggctaacgttagctaggcaaggggttaaggttaggcttaggagaagggttagctaaaatgctaagtagttgcatagTACCTAAAAAGtactaagtagttgaaaagttgctaatatgctaaagttgtccatcatgagatttgaactcgcaacctttgggttactagACATCTGCATTATACACCTACCCAtccacagtgcatttggaaaatattcagacaccttgactttttcctcattttgttccATTatcgccttattctaaaatgtattaaataaaaaattttcatcatcaatctacacacaataccccataatgacaattcaaaagcaggtttttagacatttttgctaaattattacaaataaaaaactaaaatattgcatttccataagtattcagaccccttactcagtactttgttgaagcacctttggcagcgattacatactcaagtcttcttgggtatgacgctacaagcttggcacacctgtatttggggagtttcacccaTTTTTTTctgcaggttggatggggagcgtcgctacacagctattttcaggtctctccagggatgttcgatctggttcaagtccgtgctctggctgggccactcaaggacattcagagacttgtcccgaagccactcctgtgttgtcttggctgtgtacttagggtcgttgtcctgttggaaggtgaaccttcaccccagtctgaggtcttgagtgctctggagcaggtattcatcaaggatctctctataatttgctccgttcatctttccctcgatcctgactagtctcccagtccctgccgctgaaaaacattaccacagcatgctgccaccaccatgcttcaccgtagggatggtgctaggtttcctccagacgtgatgcttggcattcaggccaaagagttcaatcttggtttcatcagaccagaaggtgcgttttggcaaactccaagtgggctgtcatgtgccttttactgaggagtgacttccgtctggccactctaccataaaggcctgattggtggagtgctgcagagatggtgttccttctggaagtttctcccatctccacagaggaactctggagctcagtcagagtgaccatcgggctcttggtcacctccctgaccaaggcccttatatgaagagtcttagtggttccaaactcattccatttaagaatgattgaggccactgtttgtggggaccttcaatgctgcagaaatgtaatgaaaaaacatttaataaatcccTTTTAGAATCAGGCTCtaaagtattttttgggggggagaagtcaagggatctgaatattttctgaatgcattGTATTTAATTTTTGTCTTGAGTAACCATaaaaaacgtaacatatcatactaatttgagtgtccccgATTTTCATTTAcaatgttacgtctagtctatgagaccaggctggataTGGACATAAAGACTACAAGTAAGGACTACAGAAACAATCTGCAAATATGAACTACAAACATCGCCTGGAAAAGACTTAAAACGTGGAATTGTAACTACAGACATGGCGCTTCAGCCCAAATTAATGTAACGCTTAACTATGTGTCCATGTTTGTACCGCTATAATAATCTGTACTATGCCTGTACAAACTATAATGGAAGAAAACACTGTATGTATTTTAATATTGATCCATATCATCAGGTTGCCAACTTGGTCTGAACTCATTCCGGGAGATAAAAATGATTCAACATTGTTTACgtgtcatttttttaaatttcagacATAAGCAGTTTTATTCCGTCATGACTGAGAAGTGCACACACAGGTAGCCTACAAACACACAGATGTCGTCCTCACCTCTCCCCCATCTTCTCTCACCTCCTCTGCTTTCTTCTGGTCTCAGTCCCTTGAAGTCAGGCAGCCTCAAAGCCACCCATCCTCAAGGGTCGTCACTAGTtcccacagccacaaagtcgtaATTATGGCTACACCccacctatttctacaatttctcttcttaaaatcgAATTTTAAACATAACTGTAACCTTTACCACACTGCTAaacttatgcctaaccttaaccttaatttAAGACTGAAAAGtaaatttttgttttcatgaatttctACAACATAGAGGGAGAATTTTTTTCTTGGTGATTTAATCCCTCCTGTTATCCAGTGAGATGCTATCGAGGCCGCTGGGGAGTAAATCACAAGCTATTGCTGGACACAGGCgcgtgcacgcacgcacacactcaaacaaacacacactgagacacggaggggagtgagggagggagagacggagagagacagaacgtgagagagaagagaaaggtaaagagagatagaaagacaaagagagtgagagaggatcGATGGCAATGTTCCTGCAATAATCAGTGAGTGTCGAAGAAGAGGCTGCATGTGCTTTTGTGCATCTCTCCTCTCCGCTGGTCTCTTCTCCAGACACACACAGTTCAGCCAGGGTTATAGTGGCCATTAAATAGGAGATTCGCACTAAAAGCATTTTTTCACAGCATCGGCTGGATTATAGATGTGATTTATGTCTGGCTGTACCTCAAAtgataccttattccctacagtgccttcagaaagtattcagaccccattactttttcctaattttgttaggttacagccttatcctaaaattgattgaattgttATTTTtcccctcttcaatctacacacaatactccataatgaaaaaacaaaaaatggtttttagaaatgtttgccaatttattaaaaataaataactgaaatatcacatttacataactattcagactaAGTACattgtttaagcacctttggcagcgattacagcctcgagtcttcttgggtatgacgctacaagcttggcacacctgtatttggggagattctcccattcttctctgcagatcctctcaagctctgtcaggttgtatggggagcgttgctgcacagctattttcaggtctctacagagttgtttgatcggattcaagtccgggatctggctgggccactcaaggacattcagagatttgtccagaagccacttctgcgttgtcttggctgtgtgcttagggttgttgtcctgttggaaggtgaacctttgccccagtctgaggtcctgagtgctctggagcaggttttcatcaaggatctctctgtactttgctcggttcatctttgcctcgatcctgactagtctcccagtctctgctgcagaaaaacatccccacagcatgatgctgccaccatcatgcttcaccgtagggatggtgccacgtttcctccagatgtgatgcttggcattcaggccaaagagttcaatgtggtttcatcagaccagaaaatcttgt
Coding sequences:
- the LOC120037153 gene encoding growth hormone secretagogue receptor type 1-like; this translates as MRSWPNRTDCLSPVNCSWEDNYWNYYFNGSYRGPVPPENLFPIPVLMGITITCTLLFLAGVTGNVMTILVVSKYRDMRTTTNLYLCSMAVSDLLIFLCMPPDVYRLWKYRPWIFGDTFCKLFQFVSECCTYSTILNITALSVERYLAICFPLRAKRLVTKRRVRALILFLWLVSLLSAGPVFVLVGVEHETRPAAGNSVTAGGAEGQTEIDTSECKPTQYAVESGLLAAMALVSSVFFFLPVFCLTVVYSLIGRRLWKRRRENNIGANVAHRDKSNRQTVKMLAVVVFAFVLCWLPFHLHRYLMSHSSEGSSPLWSLFTQYCSLVSTVLFYLSAAINPVLYNTMSRKYRSAAAQLFGLQETQPPRGRTASTVKGESSPAWTESTVSL